Proteins encoded in a region of the Petrotoga olearia DSM 13574 genome:
- the der gene encoding ribosome biogenesis GTPase Der, which produces MEKPTVLIIGKPNVGKSTLFNRMIGERKSIVHDMPGVTRDNIFSTIQWDDISFTLVDTCGVFEQPEDNIEERQKKIIFDSLKDVSLVIFVTDGKNGLTSEDYHIADYLRKSNSKVILVVNKAENFEKYELETKPEIYSLGFGEGIPVSAEHNRNIHSLMDAIVNSLKTSGFDSEESVDNESENKEIKVSIIGRPNVGKSSLFNSIVGSDRAIVSEIPGTTRDAVDHLVKIGDKSFRFIDTAGMRKKSTVHYGSIEMFSISRTIKAIEKSDVVILVVDPTEGITHQDKSIIGVAEKRGKGTIIAFNKWDLVKNNQKRKEEFFKYFEKELYFVNYSPVVFTSVPRRWGIQELITAIEDVEKSRNKKIPTSALNGALEKYTLVTPPPIKKGKRIKFYYATQVGTKPPVFVFYSNLPYDIPKYYQQGLRNMIRHYIDPFVGSPIFLKFEARKSQEKTNVKQKIL; this is translated from the coding sequence TTGGAAAAACCAACGGTTCTCATAATTGGAAAACCCAACGTGGGAAAATCAACATTATTCAACAGAATGATTGGTGAAAGAAAATCAATAGTTCATGATATGCCCGGTGTAACGAGGGATAATATATTCTCCACAATCCAATGGGATGACATATCTTTTACCTTAGTCGATACGTGTGGTGTATTCGAACAACCAGAAGATAATATAGAAGAAAGACAGAAAAAAATCATTTTTGATAGTTTAAAAGACGTATCTTTGGTAATATTTGTAACCGATGGAAAGAATGGACTTACATCAGAAGACTATCACATAGCTGACTACTTAAGAAAATCCAATTCAAAGGTTATCTTAGTTGTTAACAAAGCAGAGAATTTTGAAAAATACGAGTTGGAGACAAAACCAGAGATTTACTCTCTGGGCTTTGGAGAAGGGATCCCTGTTTCCGCCGAACATAATAGAAACATCCATTCTTTAATGGATGCTATCGTAAACTCATTAAAAACTTCTGGTTTTGATTCGGAAGAATCTGTTGATAATGAAAGTGAAAACAAAGAAATAAAAGTATCTATTATCGGGCGACCTAATGTTGGAAAATCTTCTCTTTTTAACAGCATAGTTGGTTCAGATAGAGCCATTGTTTCTGAAATACCTGGAACCACTAGAGATGCTGTTGATCATTTAGTTAAGATAGGTGATAAGTCCTTCAGATTCATAGATACCGCTGGAATGAGAAAAAAAAGTACCGTTCATTACGGGAGTATCGAAATGTTTTCTATATCTAGGACGATCAAAGCCATTGAAAAGTCAGATGTAGTAATATTAGTAGTTGATCCCACAGAGGGCATAACTCATCAAGACAAAAGCATCATAGGTGTTGCCGAGAAAAGGGGAAAGGGAACCATTATTGCCTTTAACAAGTGGGATCTGGTTAAGAATAACCAAAAAAGAAAAGAAGAATTTTTTAAATACTTTGAAAAAGAACTCTATTTTGTAAATTATAGCCCAGTAGTATTCACATCCGTACCACGAAGATGGGGAATACAAGAGTTGATAACAGCTATAGAAGATGTAGAAAAATCAAGAAACAAAAAAATCCCTACAAGTGCATTGAATGGAGCCCTAGAAAAATACACACTTGTTACTCCACCACCAATTAAAAAAGGAAAGAGAATCAAATTTTACTATGCAACACAAGTAGGGACCAAACCTCCTGTTTTCGTATTCTATTCAAATTTACCATACGATATACCAAAATATTATCAACAAGGCTTGAGAAACATGATAAGACATTACATTGATCCTTTCGTTGGTTCACCTATATTTTTAAAATTTGAAGCAAGAAAAAGTCAAGAAAAGACTAATGTCAAACAAAAAATACTTTAA
- the ileS gene encoding isoleucine--tRNA ligase, with translation MDYKDTINLPKTSFKMKANLKEKEPQILQKWDDLNIAYYLRNKRMGGKKFVLHDGPPYANGDIHMGTALNKVLKDIVLKYKTLRGFDAPYIPGWDTHGLPIEHNVTTKLGDKASTLSKLEIRKLCEDYAMKYVDIQRESFKRLGVIGFWEKPYLTLNPEYEAKVLEILRSIVDAGNIYKGTKPIYWCTECQTALAEAEVEYHDHTSDSIYVKFPLVGKDNTYVIIWTTTPWTLPANVAIAVHPNFDYSKVEVGNEYWIMAKELVDKTMKEARIDDYKIIDTFKGSTLDGKKARHPFIERDSLLVLADYVTLEEGTGCVHTAPGHGMEDYMTGTKYNLQVISPVDSHGYFTEEAGKYKGLKIWEANKEIIKDLKENGFLVQSGKLTHSYPHCWRCKNPVIFRATPQWFIDLEKNNYREKVLEEIKKVNWIPKWGENRISSMVRERPDWVISRQRAWGIPIPAIKCEDCGDSILDTQILDHVIEIIKKEGSNAWFEKETKELLPNDYKCPKCGGSTFKKEEDILDVWIDSGSSFEAVANSREELKKFPVDLYLEGSDQHRGWFQSSIFLSVAKHGIAPYESVLTHGFIKDEEGKKMSKSLGNVVNPKDIINKYGADILRLWVASADYRMDIKISYNILEQQVETYRKLRNTIRFLLGNINDFNPAEDYVDYEEMLEIDQWAMMKLHSLIKNVTKAYDNYEFYKVHYLINNFCTIDMSSTYLDIIKDRIYVEGKKSKLRRSAQTVLYETAIALNKLISPILPFTAEEVYEHLNYSNKHETIFAELWPEYKENYLSEELEEKWNKIFALREDVLKALEEKRKEKLLGNSLDAKIIVQPIDDTLKQILSQYDNNSIADLFIVSQFEFGNVKDGFEGRYAKIKVTKAEGKKCERCWKVDPNTGKDPEFPGVCPRCGKVLKEENNY, from the coding sequence TTGGATTACAAAGATACAATCAATCTACCCAAAACATCATTCAAGATGAAAGCAAATCTGAAAGAAAAAGAGCCTCAGATTCTTCAAAAATGGGATGATTTAAATATTGCTTACTATCTCAGGAACAAAAGAATGGGGGGTAAAAAGTTTGTTTTACATGATGGTCCGCCGTATGCCAATGGAGACATTCATATGGGAACCGCTCTTAATAAGGTTTTAAAAGATATAGTCTTAAAATACAAAACATTGAGAGGTTTTGATGCACCCTATATACCTGGATGGGATACACATGGTCTTCCAATAGAACATAACGTAACTACTAAACTTGGAGACAAGGCAAGCACGTTGAGTAAGTTAGAAATAAGAAAATTATGTGAAGATTACGCTATGAAGTACGTAGACATTCAACGGGAAAGTTTTAAAAGGTTGGGTGTAATAGGTTTTTGGGAAAAACCCTATTTAACTCTGAATCCCGAATATGAAGCCAAGGTCTTAGAAATCCTTCGTTCTATAGTCGATGCTGGTAACATCTATAAAGGTACAAAACCTATATATTGGTGTACAGAATGTCAAACAGCTCTAGCAGAAGCGGAAGTTGAATATCACGATCATACCTCGGATTCAATTTATGTAAAGTTTCCTCTTGTTGGTAAAGATAATACATATGTGATCATATGGACAACAACACCATGGACTTTACCTGCGAACGTAGCAATTGCTGTTCACCCTAATTTTGATTACTCAAAAGTTGAAGTTGGTAACGAATATTGGATAATGGCTAAAGAATTGGTTGATAAAACCATGAAAGAAGCCAGAATAGATGATTATAAAATAATCGATACATTTAAAGGATCCACGTTAGATGGAAAAAAAGCTAGACATCCTTTTATAGAGAGAGACAGCCTTTTAGTACTTGCAGATTACGTTACTTTGGAAGAAGGAACTGGATGTGTTCACACTGCGCCAGGACACGGTATGGAGGATTATATGACGGGTACAAAGTACAATCTTCAGGTAATCTCTCCAGTAGATAGTCACGGATATTTTACCGAAGAAGCTGGAAAATATAAAGGGCTGAAAATTTGGGAAGCGAACAAAGAAATTATCAAAGATCTAAAAGAAAACGGATTTCTTGTTCAATCAGGAAAGTTAACTCATTCCTATCCACATTGTTGGCGTTGTAAAAACCCTGTTATTTTTAGAGCCACTCCTCAATGGTTTATAGACCTTGAAAAGAACAACTACCGCGAAAAGGTATTGGAAGAGATAAAAAAAGTAAATTGGATACCAAAGTGGGGAGAAAACAGAATATCCTCAATGGTGAGGGAGAGACCTGACTGGGTAATTTCAAGACAGCGTGCATGGGGGATCCCCATACCAGCTATTAAATGTGAGGATTGTGGAGATTCAATTTTAGACACTCAAATTTTAGATCACGTTATTGAAATTATAAAAAAAGAAGGGAGTAATGCGTGGTTTGAGAAAGAAACCAAAGAACTTTTACCGAATGATTATAAATGCCCTAAATGTGGTGGTTCCACTTTCAAAAAGGAAGAGGACATTTTAGACGTTTGGATCGATTCCGGATCTTCTTTTGAAGCGGTTGCAAATTCTCGTGAAGAATTAAAAAAATTCCCTGTAGACTTGTATCTCGAAGGAAGTGATCAACATCGAGGGTGGTTCCAAAGTTCTATATTCTTATCTGTTGCAAAACATGGAATAGCTCCCTATGAATCAGTTTTGACTCATGGCTTTATAAAAGATGAAGAAGGAAAGAAAATGTCTAAATCCTTGGGAAACGTAGTCAACCCAAAAGACATTATCAACAAATATGGAGCGGACATATTAAGATTATGGGTTGCATCCGCAGATTACAGAATGGATATTAAAATATCTTACAATATTTTAGAACAACAGGTTGAAACCTACCGCAAACTAAGAAATACTATAAGATTTTTGCTAGGTAATATAAATGATTTTAATCCAGCGGAAGATTATGTGGATTATGAAGAGATGCTAGAAATAGACCAATGGGCGATGATGAAGTTACATAGTTTGATAAAAAATGTCACTAAAGCCTATGACAACTATGAATTTTACAAGGTACACTATCTTATAAACAACTTTTGTACAATAGATATGAGTTCTACTTACTTGGATATAATAAAAGATAGAATATACGTTGAAGGGAAAAAATCTAAACTCAGAAGATCAGCTCAAACTGTTTTGTATGAAACCGCTATAGCTTTAAATAAGCTGATTTCACCCATATTGCCTTTCACCGCAGAAGAAGTTTATGAGCATCTAAATTATTCGAACAAACATGAAACCATATTCGCTGAATTATGGCCTGAATATAAAGAGAATTACCTTAGTGAAGAATTAGAAGAAAAGTGGAATAAAATTTTTGCTTTGAGAGAAGATGTTTTAAAAGCTCTTGAAGAGAAAAGAAAAGAAAAATTGTTGGGAAATTCTCTGGATGCTAAAATTATTGTTCAACCAATCGATGATACATTAAAGCAAATCCTTTCTCAATACGATAACAACTCGATAGCTGATCTATTTATTGTGTCTCAATTTGAATTTGGTAATGTCAAAGATGGATTCGAAGGAAGATATGCAAAAATTAAAGTCACCAAAGCAGAAGGGAAAAAATGTGAAAGATGTTGGAAAGTAGATCCTAATACGGGCAAAGATCCTGAATTTCCTGGTGTTTGTCCACGATGCGGTAAAGTACTAAAAGAAGAAAACAACTATTAA
- the cmk gene encoding (d)CMP kinase produces MAQKAKKIKIAIDGPAGSGKSTIAQNLANLLNINYLNSGALYRIIGYYLNERKIDPKDSKIIENILEKLNIEIKNNRYFLDGKDVTITIKDSKIGDLASLYSKNNIVREKVNQIIKKIAEKDNIVVDGRDIGTVVLPDSDIKIYLTASLEERAKRRWNEEKEQKANISFTEILEEIKNRDYNDSNRSIAPLKRAQDAIIIDTTNLSIEEVLQKILKIVKESGIYGD; encoded by the coding sequence ATGGCTCAAAAAGCTAAAAAAATAAAAATTGCTATAGATGGTCCGGCAGGTTCGGGAAAATCTACAATCGCACAAAACTTAGCTAATTTGCTAAATATAAATTATCTAAATAGTGGTGCTTTGTACAGAATCATAGGCTACTACTTAAATGAAAGAAAAATAGATCCGAAAGATTCCAAAATTATAGAAAATATTTTAGAAAAACTTAACATTGAAATAAAAAACAACCGTTATTTTTTAGATGGAAAAGATGTTACCATCACCATTAAAGACTCAAAAATTGGTGATTTAGCTTCTCTTTATTCCAAGAATAATATTGTCAGAGAAAAAGTTAATCAAATAATAAAAAAGATTGCCGAAAAGGACAATATAGTGGTTGATGGAAGAGATATAGGAACTGTAGTTCTCCCCGATAGCGATATTAAAATATATCTAACCGCTTCTTTAGAAGAAAGAGCTAAAAGAAGATGGAATGAGGAAAAGGAACAAAAAGCAAATATCTCTTTCACTGAGATACTAGAAGAAATAAAAAATCGGGATTACAATGATTCAAACCGTTCTATAGCTCCATTAAAACGAGCTCAAGATGCGATAATTATAGATACTACTAATCTATCCATAGAGGAAGTACTGCAAAAAATATTAAAAATTGTCAAAGAGAGTGGTATTTATGGAGATTAA
- the aspS gene encoding aspartate--tRNA ligase yields MFQKRTHTCGELNENDIDKIVILNGWIDRIRDLGGIIFVLIRDRYGTTQAVFDSSYNNTLYQKALKLKNEYVVSIQGKVRARPEKDKNPNMFTGNIEILATNLEILSESETPPIYVNIEEDISENLRLKYRYLDLRKERMQRNLILRHKVMKITRDTLSAEGFLEIETPYLTKSTPEGARDFLVPSRLKPGNFYALPQSPQLFKQLLMVSGFDKYFQIARCFRDEDFRADRQPEFTQIDIEQSFVEKEDIFELTEKLIKEIFEKSINYKELEFPFQKYTYDEVIKKYGSDKPDIRYGMGFIDLTEYFQNTEANFIKNGIDKGLILKGFIVPDRSNNFSRKKFDDLTEFAKEQGSSGLIWIACDKEIRSNIKKAAAKEINILVERGIMKEGDVLFAILEETDKIDQILGQLRIKMIKEEFEKKSGFSIIWVTDFPMFSWNEEEQRIVAEHHPFTMPNLDDLAKYENKDPLKIKSQSYDLVINGYEIASGSIRIHKQDVQEKVFDILGLSKEDAQEKFGFLLEAFKYGAPPHGGIAIGMDRLVSILVGEESIKEVIAFPKTASGTDPMTNAPSEVSEKQLEELHLSLKKINKSEMQNGSKS; encoded by the coding sequence TTGTTTCAAAAAAGAACTCATACATGTGGAGAATTAAACGAAAACGATATAGATAAGATCGTTATTTTAAACGGGTGGATAGACAGGATTCGTGATTTAGGAGGAATTATTTTTGTTTTGATAAGAGATAGATACGGTACAACTCAAGCGGTTTTTGATTCAAGTTATAACAATACTCTATATCAAAAAGCCTTGAAATTAAAAAACGAATACGTTGTTTCTATCCAAGGAAAAGTTAGGGCGCGTCCTGAAAAAGACAAAAACCCAAATATGTTTACTGGAAATATTGAAATACTCGCTACAAATTTAGAAATCCTTTCTGAATCTGAAACACCACCCATATACGTTAACATAGAAGAAGATATTTCGGAAAACTTAAGGTTAAAATATAGATATTTAGACTTGAGAAAAGAACGGATGCAAAGGAATTTAATACTGAGACACAAGGTTATGAAAATCACTAGAGATACGCTCAGCGCCGAAGGCTTCCTGGAAATTGAGACCCCTTACTTAACGAAATCTACACCAGAAGGGGCAAGAGATTTCTTGGTCCCTTCTAGGTTAAAACCAGGCAATTTCTACGCCTTGCCTCAATCCCCTCAACTTTTCAAACAACTACTTATGGTATCAGGTTTTGATAAATATTTCCAAATAGCTCGCTGCTTCAGAGATGAAGATTTTAGAGCTGATAGACAACCCGAATTCACACAAATTGACATAGAACAATCATTTGTTGAAAAAGAGGATATCTTTGAACTAACGGAAAAATTAATTAAAGAAATTTTCGAAAAGTCTATAAATTATAAAGAATTAGAGTTTCCTTTCCAAAAATATACTTATGATGAAGTAATAAAAAAATATGGTTCAGATAAACCTGATATACGGTATGGTATGGGATTTATCGATCTAACCGAATATTTTCAAAACACTGAGGCTAATTTCATAAAAAACGGGATAGATAAAGGTCTTATATTAAAAGGTTTTATTGTCCCTGATAGATCCAACAATTTTTCGAGAAAAAAATTTGATGACCTGACAGAGTTCGCTAAAGAACAAGGAAGCTCTGGCTTGATATGGATCGCTTGTGACAAAGAAATAAGATCAAATATAAAAAAAGCTGCAGCTAAAGAGATTAATATCTTAGTAGAACGTGGTATAATGAAAGAAGGTGACGTTTTATTCGCTATTTTAGAAGAAACAGATAAAATAGACCAGATTTTAGGCCAATTGAGAATAAAAATGATTAAAGAAGAGTTCGAAAAAAAATCAGGGTTCAGTATAATCTGGGTCACAGATTTTCCAATGTTTTCTTGGAATGAGGAAGAACAAAGAATTGTAGCCGAACATCACCCCTTTACTATGCCCAACTTAGATGATTTAGCTAAATATGAGAATAAAGACCCGTTAAAGATTAAATCTCAATCTTATGATCTTGTAATAAATGGTTATGAGATCGCAAGTGGTAGCATAAGAATACACAAACAAGATGTACAAGAAAAGGTGTTCGATATTTTAGGCTTGAGCAAAGAAGATGCACAAGAGAAATTTGGTTTCTTATTAGAGGCTTTTAAATATGGTGCTCCTCCTCATGGAGGGATTGCAATTGGAATGGATAGATTGGTGAGTATACTAGTAGGAGAAGAATCGATAAAAGAGGTTATCGCATTCCCAAAAACAGCTTCCGGAACTGATCCCATGACCAATGCCCCTTCAGAGGTCAGCGAAAAACAATTGGAGGAGTTACACCTGTCTTTGAAAAAAATAAACAAGAGTGAGATGCAAAATGGCTCAAAAAGCTAA
- the ispH gene encoding 4-hydroxy-3-methylbut-2-enyl diphosphate reductase, with protein MEINVAKRTGFCSGVQKAYNEVKNSIVVKNKIYIYGELVHNKKVIEELNSAGAITITGMDDIPDDSIDETLIIRAHGISKAEKDLLKKQFSKVIDMTCPIVTNLVKYVEKKQKDGFFVVVYGKPDHPEILGLKGNVDESKLLITLSPVKVPQKKILIVSQTTMGEEEYKNFIANILTINSFTEVLIRDTICSETVLREKETLELSKKSTLMLVIGGKNSSNTQKLYRISKKYCKRTYHIESLEELKEIVISSQDKIGIVTGSSTPTSQLNKVLEYLSQKKEDLS; from the coding sequence ATGGAGATTAATGTAGCGAAGAGAACCGGTTTTTGCTCAGGTGTTCAAAAAGCATACAATGAAGTTAAAAATTCAATCGTTGTCAAAAATAAAATTTATATTTACGGTGAGTTGGTACACAATAAAAAGGTAATAGAAGAATTAAATAGCGCAGGTGCGATAACTATAACAGGAATGGATGACATACCAGACGATTCTATAGATGAAACATTAATCATAAGGGCACACGGTATTTCAAAGGCTGAAAAGGATCTATTGAAAAAACAATTCTCTAAAGTTATTGACATGACTTGCCCAATAGTTACAAATTTAGTAAAATACGTAGAGAAGAAACAAAAAGATGGATTCTTTGTAGTCGTGTATGGAAAACCTGATCATCCAGAGATACTAGGGCTAAAAGGAAACGTAGATGAGAGCAAATTGTTAATAACACTCTCTCCAGTGAAAGTACCTCAAAAGAAGATATTGATCGTGTCACAAACAACCATGGGGGAAGAAGAGTATAAAAATTTTATAGCCAACATATTAACTATTAATTCTTTTACGGAGGTTTTGATAAGAGATACTATTTGTTCTGAAACTGTCTTAAGGGAAAAGGAAACACTTGAACTTTCTAAAAAAAGCACATTAATGTTAGTTATAGGCGGAAAAAACAGCTCCAATACTCAAAAATTATACCGTATTTCAAAGAAATATTGTAAAAGAACGTATCATATCGAATCTCTTGAAGAACTTAAGGAAATAGTTATCTCTTCACAAGACAAAATCGGAATAGTTACTGGTTCATCCACACCAACATCCCAGTTAAACAAAGTGTTGGAGTATCTAAGTCAAAAGAAGGAGGATCTTTCATGA
- a CDS encoding TIGR00153 family protein, producing the protein MKLFFGKKEEKVIKLFSKHLEKVEEGLNLLTELIEFYVTNDMEKSVELSKQISNIESQADTLRRKTESEMYQGAFLPNFRGELLELIEAVDKVMNKTQTVSEILVFQKPKIPEDFREDFLKQSGLVKKTYKSLKKSIENVFENIEKSSEYIQKVELHEHEEDVLEKDIIKKLFEIDSLELSEKLQLKDLFLQIGDIADRAEDASDKLEIIVLKRNIK; encoded by the coding sequence ATGAAGCTTTTTTTTGGAAAAAAGGAAGAAAAAGTTATAAAACTTTTTTCTAAACATTTAGAAAAAGTCGAAGAAGGATTAAACTTACTTACAGAATTAATAGAATTTTACGTAACGAACGATATGGAAAAATCTGTAGAATTGTCAAAACAAATATCTAATATAGAAAGCCAAGCGGATACATTAAGAAGAAAAACCGAAAGTGAAATGTATCAAGGAGCCTTTTTACCAAATTTTAGAGGAGAGCTTTTAGAACTAATAGAAGCCGTTGATAAGGTTATGAATAAAACACAAACTGTTTCAGAAATATTAGTTTTTCAAAAACCAAAAATACCCGAGGATTTTAGAGAAGATTTTTTAAAACAAAGTGGATTGGTAAAAAAAACTTATAAATCTTTGAAAAAGTCTATAGAAAATGTATTCGAAAACATAGAAAAAAGTAGTGAATATATTCAAAAAGTTGAATTACACGAACATGAAGAAGATGTCTTAGAAAAAGATATAATAAAGAAATTGTTTGAAATAGACAGTCTTGAATTATCCGAAAAATTGCAGTTAAAAGATCTTTTTTTACAAATTGGAGATATTGCTGATAGAGCTGAAGATGCTTCGGATAAACTAGAAATTATAGTCTTGAAAAGGAATATTAAATAA
- a CDS encoding S-layer homology domain-containing protein: MKKVGILFLFLVLALGVFSQSFKDVPINHWAYDAVERLSRIGIIEGYPDGTFKGLENMNRYQLTVALSRTIDYMEQSMVAPLAQSLANLERTVRSLSVPQGVSSSELQQLQTRLDAATSDLSNLKGTVSRLDNSVKELQNSYELLGYATTKIDEIERKVNAISVPAVSETDIRNLNNRVTSLENTVRSLNSNYQNVSQTVSNFTQEIQPLQDSVASLQNSFSSVNQDLDRLNALTANLNSKVDSKVDKTEFTSLKNTTNELSAQLSNNTQSITELAQNLQTVQTSVNQLSQEVSDVKQVAEGAGGGLNFLDIIISVVISAGITFAMMNFL, encoded by the coding sequence GTGAAAAAGGTAGGTATTTTGTTTCTATTTTTAGTTTTGGCTTTGGGAGTATTTTCGCAGTCCTTTAAAGATGTTCCCATTAATCACTGGGCATATGACGCAGTTGAAAGGCTTTCTCGTATTGGCATAATTGAAGGATACCCGGATGGTACTTTTAAAGGATTAGAAAACATGAACAGATATCAACTGACGGTCGCCTTGTCCAGAACGATTGACTACATGGAACAAAGCATGGTCGCTCCTTTGGCTCAAAGTTTAGCAAATCTGGAAAGAACCGTAAGGAGTTTATCTGTACCACAAGGTGTTTCATCATCAGAATTACAACAACTTCAAACAAGATTAGATGCTGCTACAAGTGATCTTTCTAATCTCAAGGGTACCGTTTCGAGGCTAGATAATTCTGTGAAAGAACTTCAGAATTCTTACGAGTTACTTGGTTATGCCACTACAAAGATAGACGAAATAGAGAGAAAGGTCAACGCAATATCAGTGCCTGCGGTAAGCGAAACAGATATTAGAAACTTAAATAACAGAGTTACCAGTTTGGAAAACACCGTTAGAAGTTTGAATAGTAATTATCAAAATGTCTCACAAACGGTGTCTAATTTTACTCAAGAAATACAGCCTTTACAAGATTCAGTTGCTAGTTTACAAAACTCTTTTTCTAGTGTCAACCAAGATTTGGATAGATTAAACGCTTTAACGGCTAACTTGAATTCAAAGGTAGATTCTAAAGTTGATAAAACTGAGTTTACCTCTTTAAAGAATACTACTAACGAATTAAGTGCTCAATTAAGTAATAATACTCAATCTATTACTGAATTAGCACAAAATTTGCAAACCGTTCAAACTAGTGTTAACCAGTTATCTCAAGAGGTTAGTGATGTAAAACAAGTAGCTGAAGGTGCTGGAGGAGGATTGAACTTCTTAGATATTATTATCTCGGTAGTAATTTCTGCGGGAATAACCTTTGCTATGATGAACTTTCTATAA
- a CDS encoding S1 RNA-binding domain-containing protein has protein sequence MMEEKTFEKLLNEQEINEVKKGKVIEGKVFEINSDGIWVALEGATGDVFVSQGELIKPLQEYQEGQKILVEITKTNDAEGLNLASEKRALWSETLNKIKEGENYPIVFKNKLKKGYSVLIEGIVNAFLPGSLSLLRPKDDLPEGEKMAKVISKNGKNIVVSRRDYVEEKITQTLNEYNEGMVIDGVIEDIKNFGAFVKLTDHLNGLIPASEVSWDEKISIKDYLKVGQKVKAIIIQLDREKKRISLSLKRLKEDPWKSVDEKYPIGSIVQGTVTKILPFGFTVKLDEGIEGLVHETEVFWGRKGRLSDVVKVGDNVQVKILNIDKENKKINLSYKQVIGDPWETIEEKYKEGNIVTGTVEKVLNNGAIIKIDQGITGFLHVSELSWDFVDDISTVLQEKQKIQVKIIKIDKNNRKMRLSVRETKENPWKKASQEIKPGDTVKGKIIRFLDKGAIVLIDDYEIEAYLPASKASTNSKSLEETYTIGDQIEAKVLEIGLENEFKRGNMIISVSHLQEEREKEEAIKIINEMNED, from the coding sequence ATGATGGAGGAAAAAACTTTTGAAAAACTTTTGAACGAACAAGAGATAAATGAAGTAAAAAAAGGAAAAGTAATAGAAGGAAAGGTGTTTGAAATAAATAGTGATGGCATATGGGTTGCTTTAGAAGGTGCAACAGGCGACGTATTTGTAAGTCAAGGAGAACTCATAAAACCACTTCAAGAATATCAGGAAGGTCAAAAGATACTAGTAGAAATAACTAAAACGAATGATGCAGAAGGGTTAAACCTTGCATCTGAAAAGAGAGCTCTTTGGAGCGAAACTTTAAATAAGATAAAAGAAGGAGAGAATTATCCGATTGTTTTTAAAAACAAGCTAAAAAAAGGCTACAGCGTATTGATCGAAGGTATTGTCAACGCATTCCTTCCCGGTTCACTTTCTTTATTAAGACCCAAAGATGATTTACCTGAAGGAGAAAAAATGGCAAAAGTTATTTCTAAAAATGGAAAAAACATAGTCGTATCAAGAAGAGATTATGTAGAAGAAAAAATTACCCAAACTCTTAATGAATACAACGAAGGAATGGTAATTGATGGTGTTATAGAGGATATAAAAAATTTTGGTGCATTTGTGAAGTTAACCGATCATCTGAACGGCCTTATACCTGCTAGTGAGGTTAGCTGGGATGAGAAGATCTCAATAAAAGATTATCTAAAAGTGGGTCAAAAGGTTAAAGCGATTATAATCCAATTGGACAGAGAGAAGAAGAGAATTTCACTATCCCTTAAACGTTTGAAAGAAGATCCTTGGAAGTCAGTGGATGAAAAGTATCCTATAGGAAGTATTGTTCAAGGTACTGTTACTAAAATATTACCCTTTGGTTTTACTGTTAAACTTGATGAGGGAATTGAAGGTTTGGTTCATGAAACGGAAGTATTTTGGGGCAGGAAAGGTAGGCTAAGTGACGTAGTAAAAGTTGGGGACAATGTTCAAGTTAAAATATTGAATATAGACAAAGAGAATAAAAAGATTAATCTAAGTTATAAGCAAGTTATAGGAGATCCATGGGAAACCATAGAAGAAAAATACAAAGAAGGAAACATTGTTACAGGAACGGTTGAGAAGGTTTTAAATAATGGAGCAATTATAAAAATAGATCAAGGAATCACTGGTTTTCTACACGTTTCAGAACTTTCATGGGATTTTGTAGACGATATTTCAACGGTTCTTCAGGAAAAACAAAAGATCCAAGTAAAAATAATAAAAATAGACAAGAATAACAGAAAGATGAGGCTATCAGTTAGAGAAACAAAAGAAAATCCTTGGAAAAAGGCTTCACAGGAGATAAAGCCTGGTGACACAGTTAAAGGAAAAATAATCCGTTTTTTAGATAAAGGGGCAATAGTACTCATCGATGATTACGAAATAGAAGCTTATCTACCAGCAAGCAAGGCTTCTACAAATTCAAAAAGTCTCGAGGAAACATATACTATTGGCGATCAAATAGAAGCAAAAGTTTTAGAGATTGGTCTTGAAAATGAATTTAAAAGGGGAAATATGATTATAAGTGTATCACATTTACAAGAGGAAAGAGAAAAAGAAGAAGCTATAAAAATAATTAATGAAATGAATGAAGATTAA